From the Pirellulales bacterium genome, the window CATCGGCGGCGCGAAATACGATCAACTGACCGACGAGCTGATCCGCAGCTTCTTCGGCCTCGCGCCGCCAAATTATCTGGTGATTTCCGCGACTTTACACTTGGCAGCGCAGGGCAACGGCGCAGGCCACGACGACGTGCGCCGCCTGGACCAGGAGTTGCGGGATTTGGAATATCATCCCGAGCGCTGTATTACCGACCTGCACGATTGGACGAGCGCGCCGGTGGATATCGCGCATTGGCTCGATTTGAAGAGCCGTTGGCTGGCGACGGAACAGACGCGCGAGAACGCGCGCGAGCGCTGTCATGCGATCCGCGCGGCGAACGAAGCGCTGCAGGCGTGGGTCGAGCCGCGGCGGCGCGAATTGACGCGACATCGGCAGGAAGCCGTTCGTCAGCAGCGCACCGCGGCGGTGCTCACCTCGCGTGAATACGGCTTTTGTTTGTACCCAGCGGAAACTTTACGGGATTTTTTGCTGGCATTTCGAGGGACAAGTCCCTAAAGTATTGTCAAGACGGATCGTAAAACTACGAGCGAAAGGATCTCGCCCATGTGCGCAGCGACGCCAGTACTCGCCAGCGCGCGGCCCAAACGCCGCAGAACGGACTCGCAAAAACGGCGAAAACAAGGACGAAATGGGGCTCTTCCCCATGGGGCCCTTCGGCCGGTTCAACTGTCTGACGCATGCGAGCGCTCTCCCGGTTCAAATACCGGACGGTTGGCGTCGCGCGCCGGGGCGCGTGCTAGCATTCGCGTCGAGCAAGAGCCGCTGGGCGTGCTCGCGACCGGTTGCGCCGGCGACCATCCGGTCGTTCACCATTTGCTGACGGAGGTTTTTCAGGGCCCATCGCGCGACAATTTTTATAGTTCGCTCGACGATCCCTTCTACGAACCGCGTGATCGGCTGCTCATCAAGCGCGCCGGCCAGTCGATCTCGCATGTGCTGATTACCAAGCGCGTGATGCATTTCGGCTCGCTCAGTTTTCCCGCGGACTGCTTGTCCTGGCTGGCGACGTTGCCTGAGTTCCGGCAGTTGGGATACGCCAGTCGTCTGGTCCGCGCGGCCGACGAGACCATGCGCCGCGAGGGCGCCGTACTTTGCCTGTTGAAAACCCGCGTACCGCATTTCTTCCGGCGGCAGGGGTGGGCGTTGTGTGGCCGGCATAGCCATGCCCGTGCCGGCAGCCGCGATCTGCTCGCGCAACTTTCGGCCCGCGGGCTGGTACCGGGCGAAAGCTCGGTCGGCATTCGCCCCTGGCGTCAAGTCGAACTGCCCGCCCTGATGAGGCTGTATCAAGACATGACGGCCGGCCGCGCCGGCCATTTCGAACGCACCGAGGCTTACTGGCGCTGGCTGATCAGCCGTAAAGGCTTCGAGCGCATCTACGTGGCCGTCGACGGACCGGACAACTTCGAGCTGGAAGACGATCCCACGAAGCTCGTCGGTTACCTGATCACGAGCGAAGACCGCGTGCTGGAATTGGCCGCGGCCCGCACGCACCGGCATGTGGCGCGCGAGCTCTTGGCCCGCGCTTGCAGCGAAGCGATCGAGCGCGATTACAACATGCTGACGTTGCACGCTCCGGCCGACGACCCCTTGATGGAAATCTTCCGCATCGCCGGCGGCACACTGCACTGCACCGAATCGGAGCAGGGCGAAGTCTACATGGCGAAGTTGATGAATCCCATCGGCTTCCTCAAGCAGCTTTGCCCCGAATTGCACCGCCGCGCCGACGCGGTCAGCCTGACGCGCCCCTGCGAGCTGGGCCTGGTCCTGGACGGTGAGAAATATCGGCTGATCGTTTCGCGCCGCAGCGTCAAGCTGGGCCGGAATCGCATCGGCCGCAGTTACCTGCAGTGCAGCGGCGCCAACGTGACGCGGTTGCTGCTGGGGCACCTGGATATCGACGAAGCGCTGGCCGACGGCCGGCTGCGGGCCTCGACCCAAGTGGCTGCCGAGCTAGGGCGCACACTCTTCCCGCGGCTGCCGCTGTGGCGCCCGCCGCTGGATGAGATTTCGACGTAGTCCCCGGTGTCTAGCGCCCGGATCGCAGAAATTCTCTTGCCGTGCTGATCTGTGATGCGCTGAGTTTGTCGTTGGCGCGCAGATTCTGAATCGGATCGAACTTGCCTTCTTTGCAAGCCTCGCGAACTGCCTTGAGGAGCGGTCCGTCGCGCCCGACCAGCTTGATGAATTCCTCGACGCTCCTGCCATCGCCAACGACGACTTTTCCGCACAGTTTCTCCTGCGCGTCGCGATTGTACAGGATGCTGCGCGCCATCATCTCGTAGCCGGATGGGAAGGTGTCGCCGGCCGAGAACTTCCAATAGGTCTGATTCGGCGTCCGCAGCCGCCCGTTGGTTTCGATGATGGTGCCGGGCAGCTCAAGCGAATAATCAAAAGACTCCGCGTCACCCAACACGCTGATCAGCGGATAAATGCCAAAGGCGCTGTCGAGCGCGTGAACGAACGGGTCCTCTTCGAAGCCCAGTTTCTCTCCATGCGACTTCCAGTCAAATTCATTGAGCAACTTACTAATCGTGGCGACATCCTCTTTGGTCATCGGCTTGTTGTCGGTCCGTCGAACGTACTTCTGGACGGTTTCTTCGACGAGCTTTCCGAAAGGATCTTTGGCTTTCTCGTCCCAGCCAAAACCGCGTCGCCGTAGAACCTCAATCAGCTCGCGCTTGGTTGCGTCCTCTCCGAGGTGGTGCAGGCGCGCATCGTAAAACGTCGTCGCTAGCTCTTTGATTCCCGCCGGCGCTTCGTCTTGCAGAAACCTGATGAGCGGCGCGGCGTCATACGCATCTCCCAACGCGTCCGGCAGACCGCTTGTAACATACGGGCCGAAAATCTGCAGCAATCCTGCAATGCCGTCCAGGAATCGTTCGCGAGTCACGGAGTTGGTGACGGTTTCCTTCCAGCGGTACTCGACGAACAAGCCGAAATCGGTTCGCTCGAATTCGCGCGTGAGCGCGCTTAATCCCGATTCGGGCGTGGCCTTGTTGGCATACAGGTAGTGCAGCGGAATCTCGGCCGGCGACTTGAACGTACCGTGGGCCGTGAAGTACTCGTACTTGCCGAGCGGCGCGTTGTCCGGAGCTTTTTTCGGCGGACGCTCCGCGCCGGTGACCGACGTCCACTCCGCCATCCAGTCGGGCGAAAGGTCAGTGCTGTCGGGTGCAGCACCAGGCGGACGAGCGACGCGCGGCAGATAGCCCTCACGCGGCTGGATAATCGTGCGTTCACACGAGCCGTCAGACCGCACCACGGTCGTGGCATGAAACTGCGGAGGGTTGCAGCCGACCACGAGCATCAGGAACGCGGCGAGAAGCAGGCAAGGCCTAGAGTGCGCGTGCATACGCCACCTCCGCCAGATTCGATCCGCGCGGCCACGGATTTATTCCCGCCGACTTCGCGGACCGGCGCGCAGCTCGATGCGCTGAGACGGTGCTACTTGCGGCCCAGCAGGGCTTGCGCCTCGGCCACGACGTGATCGGCCGTGATGCCGAATTCCTTGAATAGTTGTCCGGCGGGGGCGCTCGCGCCAAAGCCGTGCATGCCGACGAACCGGCCGGCGAAGCCCAGGTAGCGTTCCCAGCCAAATTCCACGCCCGCCTCGACCGCCACGCGGGCCGTGACCGACGGCGGCAGTACGCTGTCGCGATACTCCTGCGGCTGCTCGTCGAAGAGTTCGAAGCAGGGAAGGCTGACCACGCGCGATTTCACGCCCCCGGCGGAAAGCTTCTCGTGTGCCGCCACGGCGAGACTCAATTCGCTGCCGGTGGCCAAAAGCAAAACGTCGGGCTTTCCGCCCGGCGCGTCGGCCAGAATGTATCCGCCGCGCGCCACGCCCGACGCAGGAGCGTATTTCGTGCGATCGAGCGTCGGCAGATTCTGCCGCGTCAGGCACAGCAACGAGGGCCGTTGCGTTTCCTTGAGCACGGCGCGGTACGTTTCGCTCACTTCGTTAGCATCGCCCGGGCGGAACACAAGCAGACGCGGGATGGCCCGCAGCGCGGCGTAATGCTCGACCGGCTGGTGCGTGGGACCGTCTTCGCCGACGCCGATCGAGTCGTGCGTGTAGACGTGAATGACCGGCAAGCCCATGATCGCGGCCAGTCGCAAGGTCGGCCGCAGGTAATCGCTGAACACCAGGAACGTCGACACGTAGGGGCGCAGGTTCGACAGCGCCATGCCGTTGGCGGCCGAGGCCATACCGTGCTCGCGAATGCCGAAGTGCATGTTGCGCCCGGTCGAATTCTCGGAAAACACGCCGGCGCCATCGAATTCCAGGAGCGTCATCGTCGAGGGGGCCAGGTCGGCCGCGCCTCCCATCAACCAGGGAATCTTGGCGGCCAGGCCGTTGAGGACCTTGCCCCCCGAGACGCGCGTAGCCAGCCCCTTGGCGTCGGCCGGGAAGGTCGGCAGTCCTTGCTCCCAACCGGCAGGCAACTCGCGCGCTTCCATCTGCCGCCACTCCGCGGCCAGCTCGGGATACTTCTTGGCGTACTCGTCGAAGCGCCGCTGCCAGTCGGCGAACAGTTCCTTACCGCGCTTGCCGACCTGCGCCGCGAAGTCGGCGCGGACTTCGTCAGGGACGAGGAACTTGGCGTCGGCCGGCCAGCCGTAGAATTCCTTCGTCAGCCGAATTTCATCCTCGCCCAAGGGACTGCCGTGGGCCGAATGCGTATCCTGCTTGTGCGGCGCGCCGTAGCCAATGTGGCTGCGAACGATAATCAAGGTCGGCGTATCGGTGTTGGCCTTGGCCTTTTCCAGGGCCGCGGTCAACGCGTCGAGATCGTTCGCGTCCGCCAGGTGCAGTACGGTCCAACCGTAACCTTCGAAGCGGCGGCCAACATCCTCGCTAAAGGCCAGGGACGTGTGTCCTTCGATCGTGATCTGGTTGTCGTCGTAGATCCAGCACAGGTTCGACAGCTTCAAGTGGCCCGCGATCGAAGCGGCTTCCGAGCTGATGCCTTCCATCAGGTCGCCGTCGCTGCACTGGACGAAGATGTGATAGTCGAACAGATCGAAGCCAGGCTTGTTGAAGTGGCCGGCCAGCCAGCGCTGCGCCACGGCAAAGCCGACGCTGTTGGCGATACCTTGTCCCAGCGGGCCGGTTGTCGTTTCGACGCCCGTCGTCCAGCCATGCTCGGGATGCCCTGGGCAGAGGCTGTGCAATTGGCGGAATAATTTGATCTGATCGAGCGGCACGGCCAATTCCTTGGTCGGCTGGCCATGGTCGTCGACGCGCTTGACGCCCGCCAGGTGCAGCGTGGCGTAGAGAAGCATCGAGGCGTGTCCACAGCTAAGGATGTACCGGTCGCGACCGGGCCACAGCGGGTGCTCGGGATCGTAGCGGAGGATACGGTTCCACAAGGCGTAAGCCACCGGCGCCAGGGCCATGGGGGTGCCGGGATGGCCGGAGTTCGCCGCCTGAACGGCGTCCATGGCCAACGTGCGGATGGTATTGATCGAGAGCTGTTCGATGCTCGTAGTGGTGGTAGCCATGATGATTCGTTGATTGTTGGCGGGGAGGCGGTCCGTGCGTGGCGCACGGTTGGAAAAGCGCGCCACCGTGAGTCGTCCGTGACGAAACATACCGCCGGGCTCCGCCATAAGCGGGCCCGTGCGTTGGCCGGCCTTGGCGGGCGCGTCATGCGGCCGTGGTGAGTCTAGGGGGCCGCCGACAAGGCGTCAATCGATCGACCGGCGGTTGCATCGCGCGGCTACCGCCATTTTGTCGGCGACATGACGCGTCCGCGAACTGACGCGTACCGCTAGTCATGCGCGGCGCAAGTGAGACACAATGCGCAGGTTGCGCTAGCCAGCTCTCGCGCAGCTCGGCTCACGGATCGTTGGGATTCAACACGCGGAAGACGATGGCCGCCACAACGCCGCCGGCCAGGTCAGCCAGGAAGTACAAGCCCAGATCGGCCGCCGAGGCGATGCCCAAGCGCCACAGGCCAACCGCCACGGCCGGGTTGAAAGCGCCGCGCGAGATATCCCCAACGGCGAAGGCGCCGGTCAACACCGTAAAGCCGATGGCCAAGCCATAGAACGAATTGCCAGCCGTATCCTTCGACGTCGCCACGTTGAGCACGACGTACACCAGCGCGAAGGTGAATAGAAACTCAGCCAGGAAAGCCGGATACGTCTCGATCGGGGCGTAGGGAACCGCCGCCACCCTTTCGGCACGCAGGGAAATGACGGCCGCGGCGGCGGCCACGGCGCCGAGGAACTGCACGATCCAATATCCGACCGCCTCGGGCAACGTCGTCCGCCCGCGCAGTAGCGCGCCGAGCGTGACCGCTGGATTATAATGCCCACCGGAAATATGCCCGCCGGCAAAGATCATCACCATCAGTGCCGAGCCGATGGCCAGGGGCGGAATGACCCCGCTGTTCTCAGGAGCTAAAACCGCGCAGCCAACGGTCAGGACGAGAAAGAACGTGCCGATGAATTCCGTGGCCAGCTTATTCATGACGAAAGGCTCCTGTGAATGAGTTGTGTCGGTCGCACGCTTCGCCGCGTTCGGCGAGCTTCGCATGGCCGCCCTGCGGCGCATCGTTCGAGCGACATGGAAACAGACTCAATCAGAAAGAAAAGATCGGCCGACGCATAGCCGAAAGTGAACGACAGGTAAGCGAAAGTCTATCCGAGCCCGCGTCGTTGACAAGCCATTTATTGCGGATTGCCTCCGGTGCGAAAACAGGGCCATTGCCGGAGAATCACGACGAACGGATAGCCGTCCCTGGCAGCGCAGCTCGAGGCCGGCAGCGCCTTAAACGCTGAAACGAATGTTCAGAATATCGTCGTCTTGCACGACGTAATCCTTGGGCTCCTGGCGCACCAGGTTCTGGGCCTTCACGTCGCGTTCGCTCCCCAGGCGGACCAGGTCGTGGCAGGTCATGACTTCGGCGCGGATGAACCCGCGGGCCAGGTCACTGTGGATGTTATCGGCCGCTTCGAGCGCCGTGCCTCCTTTGCGCATCATCCACGTACGGACCTCTTTCTCGCCGGCGGTGAAATACAACATCTGGCCCGAGACTTCCAGGATGGCTCGCAGGACCGCATCGCGATCCGTGCCCGAGAGGCCCAGGTCTCGTTCGAATTCGGCGCGCTCCTCGGGCGACATGCGCGCCAGTTCGCGTTCCAGGCCGACGCGCACGCCGAGCACCGGTCGATCGCCCCCCGCGGCCTTGGCCCGCGCTGCCGGGTCGGCCTCGTCATCGGCCACGTTCAAAACCACAAGCGCCGGCTTTTCCGTCAGCAGGCGAAAGCTGCGCGTAGCCTTGAGTTGTGGTTCGGTCATGGCCGATTCGGCCAGCGGCTGGCCGGCTTCCATGGCAGCCAACACTTCCTCGAGCGCGGCAAGCTCGGCCATCTCCTGCTCGCGATTGGGACGCGGCTTCTTGACACTTTCCTTCAACCGGTCGACGCGCCCCGAGACGATTTCCATATCGGCCAGCAGCAGGTCCTCTTGAAATCGGCCCAGGTCTCCTTCCGGCGCTCCGCGATCGAAAGCGGCTACGACCATGATCAGGCAACCGCAATCGCGCAGCAGTCCCAGGCGCGCCGGGTTCCCCTCGTGCGTTCGGCTCAACCCCGGCGTGTCGACGATCTCGAGCGCTGCGTAGGTGATTTTCTTGGGATGGTAGACGCCGCACAGGGCCGTGACGCGCGGCTCCGGCACGGGCGCCATGGCGCTTTGGCCGGTGTGGCTCTTGGCCGGGTCGGGCGCGACGCCGGTCAGCCATTCGAATAAAGTGCTTTTGCCCGAGCCCTGGTAGCCGATCAAGCCGATCTTCATGTGCGAT encodes:
- a CDS encoding GNAT family N-acetyltransferase — encoded protein: MLATGCAGDHPVVHHLLTEVFQGPSRDNFYSSLDDPFYEPRDRLLIKRAGQSISHVLITKRVMHFGSLSFPADCLSWLATLPEFRQLGYASRLVRAADETMRREGAVLCLLKTRVPHFFRRQGWALCGRHSHARAGSRDLLAQLSARGLVPGESSVGIRPWRQVELPALMRLYQDMTAGRAGHFERTEAYWRWLISRKGFERIYVAVDGPDNFELEDDPTKLVGYLITSEDRVLELAAARTHRHVARELLARACSEAIERDYNMLTLHAPADDPLMEIFRIAGGTLHCTESEQGEVYMAKLMNPIGFLKQLCPELHRRADAVSLTRPCELGLVLDGEKYRLIVSRRSVKLGRNRIGRSYLQCSGANVTRLLLGHLDIDEALADGRLRASTQVAAELGRTLFPRLPLWRPPLDEIST
- the tkt gene encoding transketolase, with translation MATTTTSIEQLSINTIRTLAMDAVQAANSGHPGTPMALAPVAYALWNRILRYDPEHPLWPGRDRYILSCGHASMLLYATLHLAGVKRVDDHGQPTKELAVPLDQIKLFRQLHSLCPGHPEHGWTTGVETTTGPLGQGIANSVGFAVAQRWLAGHFNKPGFDLFDYHIFVQCSDGDLMEGISSEAASIAGHLKLSNLCWIYDDNQITIEGHTSLAFSEDVGRRFEGYGWTVLHLADANDLDALTAALEKAKANTDTPTLIIVRSHIGYGAPHKQDTHSAHGSPLGEDEIRLTKEFYGWPADAKFLVPDEVRADFAAQVGKRGKELFADWQRRFDEYAKKYPELAAEWRQMEARELPAGWEQGLPTFPADAKGLATRVSGGKVLNGLAAKIPWLMGGAADLAPSTMTLLEFDGAGVFSENSTGRNMHFGIREHGMASAANGMALSNLRPYVSTFLVFSDYLRPTLRLAAIMGLPVIHVYTHDSIGVGEDGPTHQPVEHYAALRAIPRLLVFRPGDANEVSETYRAVLKETQRPSLLCLTRQNLPTLDRTKYAPASGVARGGYILADAPGGKPDVLLLATGSELSLAVAAHEKLSAGGVKSRVVSLPCFELFDEQPQEYRDSVLPPSVTARVAVEAGVEFGWERYLGFAGRFVGMHGFGASAPAGQLFKEFGITADHVVAEAQALLGRK
- a CDS encoding aquaporin yields the protein MNKLATEFIGTFFLVLTVGCAVLAPENSGVIPPLAIGSALMVMIFAGGHISGGHYNPAVTLGALLRGRTTLPEAVGYWIVQFLGAVAAAAAVISLRAERVAAVPYAPIETYPAFLAEFLFTFALVYVVLNVATSKDTAGNSFYGLAIGFTVLTGAFAVGDISRGAFNPAVAVGLWRLGIASAADLGLYFLADLAGGVVAAIVFRVLNPNDP
- a CDS encoding DUF933 domain-containing protein codes for the protein MKIGLIGYQGSGKSTLFEWLTGVAPDPAKSHTGQSAMAPVPEPRVTALCGVYHPKKITYAALEIVDTPGLSRTHEGNPARLGLLRDCGCLIMVVAAFDRGAPEGDLGRFQEDLLLADMEIVSGRVDRLKESVKKPRPNREQEMAELAALEEVLAAMEAGQPLAESAMTEPQLKATRSFRLLTEKPALVVLNVADDEADPAARAKAAGGDRPVLGVRVGLERELARMSPEERAEFERDLGLSGTDRDAVLRAILEVSGQMLYFTAGEKEVRTWMMRKGGTALEAADNIHSDLARGFIRAEVMTCHDLVRLGSERDVKAQNLVRQEPKDYVVQDDDILNIRFSV